From a single Miscanthus floridulus cultivar M001 chromosome 8, ASM1932011v1, whole genome shotgun sequence genomic region:
- the LOC136470050 gene encoding peroxisomal and mitochondrial division factor 2-like, whose amino-acid sequence MVIQHGKEFEMLEEVEASAETKKLRADLTSMMGHIEQLEEMTSVLEENKSLQALVKDLQACLLQERHHREDLEVKVLALKKERQQMEVEGQSSTNRPKALEMELGLSHEAFGHLQEAKEKVKGKVEKITEDLRRMDAKKIARLEDDVKEPAKRLDEDVELFGKGEQCSVE is encoded by the exons ATGGTCATTCAGcatggcaaagagtttgagatgctggaggaggtggaggcaagTGCGGAGACAAAGAAGCTAAGGGCTGATCTGACATCGATGATGGGCCATATTGAG CAGCTAGAGGAGATGACATCGGTACTAGAGGAGAACAAGAGCCTACAAGCTTTGGTGAAAGACCTCCAGGCATGCCTACTCCAAGAGCGCCACCACAGGGAAGACCTAGAGGTGAAGGTTCTAGCGTTGAAGAAGGAGCGCCAGCAAATGGAGGTGGAGGGCCAGTCGAGCACTAATCGGCCAAAAG CACTAGAGATGGAGCTCGGCCTTTCCCATGAGGCCTTTGGCCATCTTCAGGAGGCAAAGGAAAAAGTGAAGGGGAAGGTCGAGAAAATCACTGAAGATCTTCGAC GCATGGACGCAAAGAAGATCGCCAGGCTAGAAGACGATGTGAAAGAGCCAGCAAAGAGGTTGGACGAAGATGTTGAGCTGTTCGGTAAAGGGGAGCAGTGCTCTGTAGAGTAG